In a single window of the Motilibacter peucedani genome:
- a CDS encoding DUF5999 family protein, with amino-acid sequence MTTCSHHPTCPTSHAPDHEAAAVVSRHWEQGWALLCNGVVLFEDNGELFPDGQVAAPRRPVPAHAA; translated from the coding sequence ATGACCACCTGCTCGCACCATCCGACCTGTCCCACCTCGCACGCGCCCGACCACGAGGCCGCGGCCGTCGTCTCCCGCCACTGGGAGCAGGGCTGGGCCCTGCTCTGCAACGGCGTGGTCCTCTTCGAGGACAACGGCGAGCTGTTCCCCGACGGCCAGGTCGCGGCTCCCCGCCGCCCCGTGCCGGCGCACGCGGCCTGA
- the gcvP gene encoding aminomethyl-transferring glycine dehydrogenase encodes MLAEFVARHIGPGPAEQQQMLSALGYDSLDALLDAAVPASIRSTEPLDLPAPGSEAEVTAALRALAQRNRVGTPMIGLGWSRTHTPGVIRRNVLESPSWYTAYTPYQPEISQGRLEALFSFQTLVSDLTALPIAGASLLDESTAAAEAMTMAARVAGPAAKGGVFVVDADTHPQTLALLAARAEPLGIPLQVLDLADGGAALPEGPLLGVLVSCPSSTGGVRDLRALAEAVHARGGLVAAATDLLALTLLTPPGEWGADVAVGSAQRLGVPLFFGGPHAGFMSVREGLARQLPGRLVGLSRDADGRPAYRLALQTREQHIRRDKATSNICTAQVLLAVVSAMYASYHGPEGLRAIATRTHRHAVELATALRAAGVELAHEHFFDTVTAVVPGRADEVVGKARALGVDLRRVDADRVGVSTDETTTAEHVELVRQAFGVQAAEAREEAAAYPAGLARTSSFLTAPVFTDLRSETDLLRYLRRLSDKDYALDRGMIPLGSCTMKLNATTELEPISWPEFADIHPFQPSEDSAGYAELTADLERWLAEITGYDSVSLQPNAGAQGELAGLLAIRAFHRAEGHGERDVCLVPASAHGTNAASAVLAGLRVSVVATTEQGEIDLDDLRAKLATHEGRVAAIMLTYPSTHGVYEETVGEVCSLVHEAGGQVYVDGANLNALVGVARPGAFGADVSHLNLHKTFCIPHGGGGPGVGPVAVRAHLAPYLPNHPLAAQAGPETGTGPISAAPWGSAGILPIPWAYIRLMGAEGLRRATSVAVLSANYVAARLREHYPVLYTGRDGLVAHECILDLRPLTKATGVTVDDVAKRLIDYGFHAPTMSFPVAGTLMVEPTESEDLREIDRFCDAMVAIRQEADAVAEGRWPAGDNPLARAPHPAESLVDDWDRAYTRREAVYPGGASPEGKYWPPVSRIDSAWGDRNLVCACPPASAFEE; translated from the coding sequence TTGCTCGCAGAGTTCGTCGCCCGCCACATCGGACCCGGCCCCGCCGAGCAGCAGCAGATGCTCTCGGCCCTCGGCTACGACAGCCTCGACGCCCTGCTCGACGCGGCGGTCCCCGCCTCGATCCGCAGCACCGAGCCCCTCGACCTGCCGGCGCCCGGCAGCGAGGCGGAGGTGACTGCAGCGCTGCGTGCGCTGGCGCAGCGCAACCGCGTCGGCACCCCGATGATCGGGCTCGGCTGGTCGCGCACGCACACCCCCGGCGTGATCCGGCGCAACGTGCTGGAGAGCCCCAGCTGGTACACCGCCTACACGCCCTACCAGCCCGAGATCTCGCAGGGCCGGCTCGAGGCGCTCTTCAGCTTCCAGACCCTGGTCAGCGACCTCACGGCCCTGCCGATCGCCGGCGCCTCGCTGCTCGACGAGTCGACCGCGGCCGCCGAGGCGATGACGATGGCCGCCCGCGTCGCCGGGCCTGCGGCCAAGGGCGGCGTCTTCGTCGTCGACGCCGACACCCACCCGCAGACCCTCGCGCTGCTCGCCGCGCGCGCCGAGCCGCTGGGCATCCCGCTGCAGGTCCTCGACCTCGCCGACGGCGGCGCGGCCCTCCCCGAGGGCCCCCTGCTCGGCGTGCTGGTGTCCTGCCCGAGCTCGACCGGCGGCGTGCGCGACCTGCGCGCGCTGGCCGAGGCCGTCCACGCGCGCGGCGGCCTGGTCGCCGCCGCCACCGACCTGCTCGCGCTGACCCTGCTGACGCCACCCGGCGAGTGGGGCGCCGACGTGGCCGTCGGCAGCGCCCAGCGCCTCGGCGTACCCCTCTTCTTCGGCGGCCCGCACGCCGGCTTCATGTCGGTGCGCGAGGGCCTCGCGCGTCAGCTGCCAGGCCGGCTCGTCGGCCTGAGCCGCGACGCCGACGGCCGACCGGCCTACCGCCTCGCGCTGCAGACCCGCGAGCAGCACATCCGCCGCGACAAGGCGACCAGCAACATCTGCACCGCGCAGGTGCTGCTCGCCGTGGTGTCGGCGATGTACGCGTCCTACCACGGCCCCGAGGGGCTGCGGGCGATCGCGACGCGTACGCACCGGCACGCCGTCGAGCTCGCGACGGCCCTGCGAGCCGCCGGCGTCGAGCTCGCGCACGAGCACTTCTTCGACACCGTCACGGCGGTCGTGCCGGGCCGCGCGGACGAGGTCGTGGGCAAGGCTCGCGCGCTCGGCGTCGACCTGCGCCGTGTCGACGCCGACCGCGTCGGCGTCAGCACCGACGAGACGACGACCGCGGAGCACGTCGAGCTGGTCCGCCAGGCGTTCGGCGTGCAGGCCGCCGAGGCGCGGGAGGAGGCCGCCGCGTACCCCGCTGGTCTCGCGCGCACCTCGAGCTTCCTCACCGCACCGGTCTTCACCGACCTGCGCAGCGAGACCGACCTGCTGCGCTACCTGCGCCGCCTCTCGGACAAGGACTACGCGCTCGACCGCGGCATGATCCCGCTCGGCTCGTGCACCATGAAGCTCAACGCGACCACCGAGCTCGAGCCGATCTCCTGGCCCGAGTTCGCCGACATCCACCCGTTCCAGCCGAGCGAGGACTCGGCCGGCTACGCCGAGCTGACCGCCGACCTCGAGCGCTGGCTCGCCGAGATCACGGGCTACGACTCGGTGTCGCTCCAGCCCAACGCCGGCGCGCAGGGCGAGCTGGCCGGGCTGCTGGCGATCCGCGCGTTCCACCGGGCCGAGGGCCACGGCGAGCGCGACGTCTGCCTGGTGCCGGCGAGCGCCCACGGGACCAACGCCGCCAGCGCGGTGCTGGCGGGCCTGCGGGTCTCGGTCGTCGCGACCACCGAGCAGGGCGAGATCGACCTCGACGACCTGCGCGCGAAGCTCGCCACCCACGAGGGCCGGGTCGCGGCGATCATGCTCACCTACCCCTCGACGCACGGCGTCTACGAGGAGACGGTGGGCGAGGTCTGCTCGCTCGTGCACGAGGCGGGCGGCCAGGTCTACGTCGACGGCGCCAACCTCAACGCCCTGGTCGGCGTCGCGCGCCCGGGTGCCTTCGGCGCCGACGTCTCGCACCTCAACCTGCACAAGACCTTCTGCATCCCGCACGGCGGCGGCGGCCCGGGCGTCGGCCCGGTGGCCGTGCGCGCCCACCTGGCGCCCTACCTCCCGAACCACCCGCTCGCCGCGCAGGCGGGGCCGGAGACCGGCACCGGCCCGATCAGCGCCGCGCCGTGGGGGAGCGCCGGCATCCTGCCGATCCCGTGGGCCTACATCCGGCTGATGGGCGCCGAGGGCCTGCGCCGGGCGACGTCGGTCGCGGTGCTGTCGGCCAACTACGTGGCGGCGCGCCTGCGCGAGCACTACCCGGTGCTCTACACCGGCCGCGACGGCCTCGTCGCCCACGAGTGCATCCTCGACCTGCGCCCGCTGACCAAGGCGACCGGGGTGACCGTCGACGACGTGGCCAAGCGCCTGATCGACTACGGCTTCCACGCGCCGACCATGAGCTTCCCGGTCGCCGGCACCCTGATGGTCGAGCCGACCGAGAGCGAGGACCTGCGCGAGATCGACCGCTTCTGCGACGCGATGGTCGCGATCCGGCAGGAGGCCGACGCGGTGGCCGAGGGTCGCTGGCCGGCGGGCGACAACCCGCTCGCGCGGGCGCCGCACCCTGCCGAGTCCCTGGTCGACGACTGGGACCGCGCCTACACCCGGCGCGAGGCGGTCTACCCGGGCGGCGCGTCGCCCGAGGGGAAGTACTGGCCGCCCGTCTCGCGCATCGACTCGGCGTGGGGCGACCGCAACCTGGTGTGCGCCTGCCCGCCGGCGTCTGCGTTCGAGGAGTAG